In a genomic window of Gossypium arboreum isolate Shixiya-1 chromosome 9, ASM2569848v2, whole genome shotgun sequence:
- the LOC108456017 gene encoding protein cornichon homolog 4-like isoform X1 has protein sequence MGDLFIWILSFFILIALIVLLVYQLMCLADLEFDYINPYDSSSRINSVVLPEFVVQGILCLFYLLTGHWIMALISAPYLYYDVRLYTQRQHLVDVTEIFNLLHREKKRRLFKLAYLVVLLFFDIFWMIWSAIEDDDD, from the exons ATGGGAGATCTCTTTATATGGATTCTTTCTTTCTTCATCCTCATTGCCCTTATTGTTCTCCTTGTGTATCAG CTTATGTGCTTGGCTGATTTAGAATTCGATTACATCAATCCCTACGATTCTTCATCGCGGATAAACAGCGTAGTCTTACCGGAATTTGTAGTACAAGGAATTTTATGTTTATTCTATCTGTTAACGGGGCATTGGATCATGGCGCTGATATCTGCTCCGTATTTATACTACGATGTTAGACT TTACACACAGAGACAGCACCTGGTAGATGTCACCGAGATATTTAATTTGCTTCATAGAGAGAAGAAGCGACGCCTTTTTAAACTCGCCTACCTCGTCGTTCTCCTCTTTTTCGATATATTCTG GATGATCTGGTCCGCGATTGAAGACGATGATGATTAA
- the LOC108456507 gene encoding probable calcium-binding protein CML13: MGLTEDHKNAMKEAFTLFDTDSDSKIASTELGVLMRSLGGNPTQAQLKKIVAQEKLTAPLDFSHFLGLMEKHLKIESFEQQLRDAFKVLNKEATGFVLVSNLKYILTNVGEKLEPTEFDDWIKRVDVSSSGKLKYNGFIARMFAK; encoded by the coding sequence ATGGGCCTCACTGAAGATCATAAAAACGCTATGAAAGAGGCTTTCACTCTCTTTGACACCGACAGCGACAGCAAGATAGCTTCGACAGAGCTCGGGGTCTTAATGAGGTCCTTGGGTGGTAACCCCACCCAAGCTCAACTAAAAAAAATCGTGGCTCAAGAGAAGTTAACTGCACCCTTAGATTTCTCACACTTTTTGGGGCTAATGGAGAAGCACTTGAAAATAGAATCGTTCGAACAGCAATTGCGTGATGCGTTCAAGGTGCTGAATAAGGAGGCGACCGGTTTTGTCCTGGTGTCGAATCTTAAATACATATTGACCAACGTTGGGGAAAAGCTAGAGCCGACGGAGTTTGATGATTGGATCAAGAGAGTTGATGTTAGCTCCAGTGGGAAGCTCAAATACAATGGTTTTATTGCCAGGATGTTTGCTAAGTGA
- the LOC108455890 gene encoding AT-hook motif nuclear-localized protein 24-like encodes MDPVTSHGLSLPPPFNIRDFNLHHHHHHQQLQQQDHQFHHQNSEDEQSGSSSGVKKLERDDGSGTADGKELSIHGEGEANRRPRGRPAGSKNKPKPPIIITRDSANALRTHVVEIGDGCDIVESVSTFARRRQRGVCIMSGTGNVTNVTLRQPASAGAIVSLHGRFEILSLSGSFLPPPAPPAATGLTIYLAGGQGQVVGGSVVGTLTCSGPVVIMAASFSNAAYERLPLEEEEPPQLPIPGGAIESSPDAVGGQQQRQQQQAMAESNPPLFHGLPPNLLNSIQLPSEAFWANGGRSPF; translated from the coding sequence ATGGATCCAGTTACATCGCATGGTCTTTCTCTTCCGCCTCCATTTAACATCAGAGATTTCAATCTTCACCACCACCATCATCACCAGCAACTGCAGCAGCAGGATCATCAATTCCATCATCAAAACTCCGAAGATGAACAAAGCGGCAGCAGCAGCGGCGTAAAGAAACTGGAACGCGACGACGGCAGCGGCACCGCCGATGGCAAAGAGCTTAGTATCCATGGTGAAGGGGAGGCGAATAGAAGGCCACGAGGCAGGCCTGCTGGATCCAAGAACAAGCCTAAGCCACCCATCATCATCACTCGCGACAGTGCCAACGCTTTACGCACTCATGTAGTGGAAATAGGCGACGGTTGCGACATCGTCGAGAGTGTATCCACCTTTGCTCGACGACGCCAAAGAGGCGTTTGCATCATGAGCGGAACTGGGAACGTCACCAATGTTACACTTCGGCAACCAGCCTCGGCTGGTGCAATCGTGAGCTTACATGGGCGTTTCGAGATATTATCATTGTCGGGTTCGTTCTTGCCTCCACCGGCACCGCCTGCAGCCACGGGTCTAACCATATACTTGGCCGGCGGGCAAGGGCAGGTCGTGGGTGGCAGTGTTGTCGGGACACTAACGTGTTCAGGCCCTGTTGTGATTATGGCAGCTTCGTTTAGTAACGCCGCGTATGAGAGGCTTCCATTGGAAGAAGAAGAGCCACCGCAGCTTCCGATACCGGGCGGTGCAATTGAATCGTCGCCGGATGCAGTAGGAGGGCAGCAGCAGCGGCAACAACAACAAGCAATGGCCGAGTCAAATCCGCCTCTTTTTCATGGACTACCACCAAATCTTCTCAATTCTATTCAATTACCAAGTGAGGCATTTTGGGCCAATGGTGGTCGCTCTCCATTCTAG
- the LOC108455449 gene encoding 21 kDa protein-like, with translation MEKKKRKERFFYISINLVLKFIKVLIHTKRDQIARKVSSCALIFLIIILQLCSYFNPCSASNGYNHRKSKEFIEMSCRATSYPKLCLKSLARRASKIKGNPELLANAALSTTFFAAQTTSRLLKDASRIHSLKPNEVAAMVDCIADLSDSVQKLQMSTKVMDGGTKNNDVVRVDGSDDVIQVQINDLQMWVNMALEEEETCMIALANMNVKGRVKKGIRKRIVKVARLTSNALDLVKSFALAHNK, from the coding sequence atggaaaaaaaaaaaaggaaagagaggTTTTTCTACATTTCTATAAATTTGGTCTTGAAATTCATTAAAGTACTAATACACACAAAAAGAGATCAAATCGCAAGGAAAGTTTCGAGTTGTGCTTTAATATTTCTGATTATTATTTTGCAGTTGTGTTCCTATTTTAACCCATGCTCAGCCTCTAATGGCTATAATCACCGCAAAAGCAAAGAGTTCATAGAAATGTCCTGCAGGGCAACAAGCTACCCCAAGTTATGCCTTAAATCTCTAGCACGCCGTGCAAGCAAAATCAAAGGTAACCCTGAGCTATTAGCCAATGCAGCTCTTAGTACAACCTTTTTTGCAGCCCAAACGACGTCAAGGCTGCTAAAAGATGCATCGAGAATCCATAGCTTGAAACCCAATGAAGTGGCAGCCATGGTAGATTGTATTGCAGATTTAAGTGATTCGGTGCAGAAGTTGCAAATGTCTACTAAGGTGATGGACGGGGGCACCAAAAACAATGACGTCGTCCGTGTGGATGGCTCGGATGATGTTATTCAGGTTCAAATAAACGATCTTCAAATGTGGGTTAACATGGCTTTGGAGGAAGAGGAGACTTGCATGATTGCATTGGCTAATATGAACGTAAAAGGTAGGGTAAAGAAAGGAATTAGGAAACgcattgttaaggttgcacgttTGACAAGCAATGCTTTGGACCTTGTTAAGAGCTTTGCCTTGGCTCATAACAAATGA
- the LOC108455937 gene encoding 21 kDa protein-like — protein sequence MKGSSSSSRHVLAILLIILQFTPSIAKTFSHKPYHTKRNTEYVRSSCTTTTYPRLCYRSLSIYASKINTSPRLIAHTALLVTFRASKSTSRLMRKIARTHRLKPRVAAAMADCIEVIDDSIDELQKSIGEIARIRRSNFVLIMSDLQTWVSAALTDEDTCTDGFSGRAMNGYAKMMVRKRIVKIAHLTSNALALINNYASSQILD from the coding sequence ATGAAAGGTTCATCTTCATCTTCACGCCACGTACTGGCAATCCTTCTCATTATCCTTCAATTCACGCCCTCCATAGCCAAAACCTTCTCCCACAAACCATACCACACCAAAAGAAACACCGAATACGTCAGATCTTCATGCACCACCACTACCTACCCCAGATTATGTTACCGCTCCCTCTCCATCTACGCCTCCAAAATCAACACCAGCCCCCGACTGATTGCCCACACCGCCCTCCTCGTCACCTTCAGAGCCAGCAAATCCACGTCCAGGCTCATGCGAAAAATCGCCAGAACCCATCGTTTGAAACCTCGGGTCGCTGCCGCCATGGCGGATTGCATCGAAGTGATCGACGACTCTATCGACGAGCTCCAAAAATCTATAGGTGAAATTGCTCGTATCAGACGCTCCAACTTTGTGCTTATTATGAGTGATCTTCAAACCTGGGTTAGTGCTGCACTGACAGATGAAGATACTTGCACGGATGGATTCTCAGGCAGGGCTATGAATGGGTATGCGAAGATGATGGTGAGGAAACGAATCGTTAAGATCGCACATTTGACGAGCAATGCTTTGGCTCTCATCAATAACTATGCTTCATCTCAGATCCTTGATTGA
- the LOC108457103 gene encoding methylsterol monooxygenase 1-1-like, whose amino-acid sequence MLPFDTIEEAATFMGRNLTAAETMWFKYSAKKSDYYLYCHNILFLFLIFSVVPLPLVFVEMMRSLGFDKYKIQPKVSLSLPEMFKCYKDVMRMFVLVVGPLQLVSYPSIKIIGIRTGLPLPSLWEIVAQLTVYFMIEDYTNYWIHRFLHGKWGYEKIHRVHHEYTAPIGFAAPYAHWLEVLILGIPSFLGPAIVPGHMITFWLWIALRQIEAIETHSGYDFPWTPTRFIPFYGGADYHDYHHYVGGQSQSNFASVFTYCDYIYGTDKGYRYHKKVLRKLKEGSKVDGAQNGGSYYYPTQDLKSE is encoded by the exons ATGTTGCCGTTCGACACAATCGAGGAGGCTGCTACATTCATGGGACGGAACCTAACGGCGGCCGAGACCATGTGGTTCAAGTACTCGGCTAAAAAATCGGATTACTATCTTTACTGCCACAACATCTTGTTTTTGTTCCTCATATTTTCTGTTGTTCCTTTGCCGCTCGTTTTTGTTGAGATGATGAGATCTTTGGGTTTCGATAAATACAAGATTCAACCCAAAGTTAGCCTGTCGTTGCCCGAGATGTTCAAATGTTATAAGGATGTTATGCGGATGTTTGTTCTTGTTGTGGGTCCTTTGCAGTTAGTCTCTTATCCTTCAATTAAG ATTATCGGGATTCGAACAGGGCTGCCATTACCATCGTTGTGGGAGATTGTGGCACAGTTGACTGTATATTTCATGATAGAAGATTATACCAATTACTGGATTCACAGGTTCCTCCATGGTAAATGGGGCTACGAGAAAATTCATCGGGTTCACCACGAATACACTGCTCCAATCGGCTTTGCCGCACCATATGCACATTGGTTGGAAGTTTTGATCCTCGGGATTCCTTCTTTTCTTGGTCCAGCAATTGTTCCGGGGCATATGATCACGTTTTGGTTATGGATAGCTTTACGGCAAATCGAAGCAATAGAGACACACAGTGG GTATGACTTCCCTTGGACTCCCACAAGATTTATCCCATTTTATGGCGGTGCAGATTACCATGATTATCATCACTATGTTGGAGGACAAAGCCAGAGCAACTTTGCTTCAGTTTTTACTTATTGTGATTATATCTATGGCACTGACAAG GGCTATCGATATCATAAGAAGGTCCTAAGGAAG TTGAAAGAGGGGTCTAAAGTTGATGGTGCTCAAAACGGAGGCTCATACTATTATCCTACTCAAGATCTTAAATCCGAATAG
- the LOC108457102 gene encoding probable protein S-acyltransferase 14 produces MAWNVFKFCTALRALGSIMIVFVLAVIGLTYYAVVIAHYGPSLFLGGFETFFAIVVLIVFHSLLVMVMWCYSSVVVTDPGGVPPNWRPLTDEEKGDADPLVGSSYGSAQLDPKQSAMVAASQEIRFCHKCKQFKPPRAHHCSVCRRCILKMDHHCVWVVNCVGALNYKYFLLFLFYTFLETTLVSLLLLRVFMEFFMEGEVDETPGSLAATFITFVLNIAFMLSILGFLIMHITLVGANTSTIEAYEKKTSPKWRYDLGWKKNFEQVFGLDKKYWFIPAYSEDDLRRMPALHGFEYPTQPDLEPLQQH; encoded by the exons atggcaTGGAACGTGTTCAAATTCTGTACGGCACTACGTGCTTTGGGTTCGATTATGATCGTTTTCGTTCTTGCGGTTATCGGCCTCACTTACTATGCTGTGGTCATTGCTCATTATGGTCCTAGTCTCTTTCTTGGAGGCTTTGAAACCTTTTTTGCCATCGTAGTTCTCATCGTGTTTCATTCTCTG CTGGTAATGGTAATGTGGTGCTATTCTTCTGTTGTTGTAACTGACCCCGGGGGTGTCCCACCAAATTGGAGGCCCCTCACGGATGAGGAGAAAGGTGATGCCGATCCTTTGGTAGGTTCTAGTTATGGAAGTGCACAATTAGATCCTAAGCAATCAGCTATGGTAGCTGCGAGCCAGGAGATACGTTTCTGTCACAAGTGCAAACAATTTAAACCTCCTCGTGCTCACCACTGCTCTGTTT GTAGGAGGTGTATACTAAAAATGGACCATCACTGTGTTTGGGTTGTCAACTGCGTTGGGGCATTGAACTACAAGtatttccttctatttttg TTTTACACATTTCTTGAGACCACACTTGTCAGTTTATTGTTGTTGCGAGTTTTTATGGAGTTTTTTATGGAAGGCGAGGTAGATGAAACACCAGGATCACTTGCAGCTACTTTTATCACATTTG TTTTAAACATAGCATTTATGCTGAGTATTCTTGGCTTTCTGATTATGCACATAACACTGGTTGGAGCCAATACCTCCACTATTGAG GCATATGAGAAGAAAACCTCTCCAAAATGGCGTTATGACCTTGGTTGGAAGAAGAATTTCGAACAG GTGTTTGGACTAGATAAGAAGTACTGGTTCATCCCAGCCTATTCTGAAGACGATTTAAGACGAATGCCAGCCCTTCATGGATTTGAATACCCAACACAGCCCGACTTGGAGCCGCTCCAGCAACATTAA
- the LOC108454613 gene encoding ACT domain-containing protein ACR8-like has translation MEWHACLDEYEKLVIRMTTPRVVIDNAVCPTATLVKVDSARRDGILLDAVQVLTDLNLSIKKAYISSDGQWFMDVFHVTDLNGNKLTDESVISYIEQSLETSFPDRSHGFDGSTALELTGTDRVGLLSEVFAVLADLQCDVVDAKVWTHNGRIASLISVKDCNSGSPINDSQQIDRIKSRLRNILRGDNDIRSAKTSVSLAITHTERRLHQMMFADSDYGRKPVLQCREDSPVVTVQNWAEKGYSVVNVQCKDRAKLLFDVVCTLTDMQYVVFHATINTVEDKAYMEFYVRHTDGTPISSEAERQRVVQCLRAAVERRASDGVRLELCTSDRQGLLANVTRTFRENGLNVTRAEISTTNDIARNVFYVTDAIGNVADPKIIETVREKIGLGELKVKELPLIYHEREEAAVGVGGAVLSLGSLVRKNLYNLGLLIKSYS, from the exons ATGGAGTGGCATGCTTGTCTTGATGAATACGAGAAGCTTGTTATAAGGATGACAACTCCTAG GGTGGTAATTGACAATGCCGTTTGCCCCACTGCTACTCTTGTCAAGGTTGATAGTGCCAGAAGAGATGGAATTTTGTTAGACGCTGTTCAAGTTTTAACAGATCTAAATCTTTCAATTAAGAAGGCTTACATTTCATCTGATGGCCAGTGGTTCATGGATG TTTTCCATGTGACTGACTTAAATGGAAATAAGTTAACCGATGAGAGCGTTATAAGCTACATTGAACAA TCCCTTGAGACCTCATTCCCCGATAGAAGCCATGGATTTGATGGCTCAACAGCTTTGGAATTAACTGGAACAGATAGAGTTGGTCTTTTATCTGAAGTATTTGCAGTTCTAGCTGACCTGCAATGCGATGTGGTTGATGCTAAAGTATGGACTCATAACGGCCGGATCGCGTCTTTAATTTCCGTTAAAGACTGCAATTCGGGGTCTCCGATTAACGACTCGCAGCAAATCGACAGAATCAAATCACGTTTAAGGAACATTTTGAGAGGAGACAACGATATCCGTAGCGCGAAAACTTCGGTTTCTTTGGCCATAACCCACACCGAGAGGAGGTTACATCAAATGATGTTTGCAGATAGTGACTACGGAAGAAAGCCTGTTTTGCAATGTAGGGAAGATTCGCCCGTGGTCACCGTGCAAAATTGGGCGGAAAAAGGTTATTCGGTCGTGAACGTTCAGTGCAAGGATCGAGCCAAGCTTTTGTTCGATGTTGTTTGTACATTGACGGATATGCAATATGTTGTGTTCCATGCCACCATCAACACAGTTGAGGATAAAGCATATATGGAATTCTATGTTAGGCACACAGACGGAACCCCCATTAGTTCTGAAGCTGAAAGACAACGAGTTGTCCAATGCTTACGAGCTGCTGTTGAAAGGAGAGCATCCGAT GGTGTAAGGCTCGAGTTATGCACATCAGATAGGCAAGGTCTATTAGCAAATGTGACCCGAACTTTCCGAGAAAACGGTCTTAACGTGACAAGAGCCGAAATATCAACCACGAATGACATTGCTCGAAACGTTTTTTATGTGACGGATGCAATCGGGAATGTAGCAGATCCCAAAATCATAGAAACAGTGAGAGAAAAGATTGGTTTAGGGGagttaaaggtaaaggaattgccTTTGATATATCATGAAAGGGAAGAAGCAGCAGTAGGGGTTGGTGGGGCAGTGTTATCACTTGGGAGCCTAGTAAGAAAGAATTTATACAATTTGGGGCTTCTTATTAAATCATATTCTTGA
- the LOC108456017 gene encoding protein cornichon homolog 4-like isoform X2, with amino-acid sequence MGDLFIWILSFFILIALIVLLVYQLMCLADLEFDYINPYDSSSRINSVVLPEFVVQGILCLFYLLTGHWIMALISAPYLYYDVRLVKTIDVRGGAERIYWQTFMYPERIEWRIAISA; translated from the exons ATGGGAGATCTCTTTATATGGATTCTTTCTTTCTTCATCCTCATTGCCCTTATTGTTCTCCTTGTGTATCAG CTTATGTGCTTGGCTGATTTAGAATTCGATTACATCAATCCCTACGATTCTTCATCGCGGATAAACAGCGTAGTCTTACCGGAATTTGTAGTACAAGGAATTTTATGTTTATTCTATCTGTTAACGGGGCATTGGATCATGGCGCTGATATCTGCTCCGTATTTATACTACGATGTTAGACT AGTGAAAACAATAGACGTGAGGGGAGGTGCGGAGAGGATCTATTGGCAAACATTTATGTATCCGGAGAGGATTGAATGGAGAATTGCAATATCTGCATGA